The genomic DNA TGGTCTGCGGCCGCGTGAAGGACGTCATCATCATGGCGGGCCGCAACATCTACCCGACCGACATCGAGCGTGCTGCAGGCCGCGTCAAGGGCGTGCGTCCCGGCTGCGCCGTCGCCGTGCGACTCGACGCGGGCCACTCGCGCGAGACGTTTGCCGTCGCCGTCGAGTCCAACGCCTGGCAGGACCCGGCAGAGGTGCGGCGCATCGAGCACGACGTCGCGCACGAGGTCGTCACCGAGGTCGACGTCCGGCCGCGCAACGTGGTCGTCCTCGGCCCGGGCACCATCCCGAAGACGCCGTCGGGCAAGCTGCGCCGCGCCAACTCGGTCTCGCTGGTCACCTAGTCTCGCTGGTTACCTAATTCCGCGAGCGTGCGTGTCTGCGGGCGACACGCCGGTCTGAAACCCGAGTTCGCGCACGCTCGTCACGAATGGGGGGATTCGTGGATCGACCCGGTCTGGTACTCGGCCAATTGACGTTCTACCTGCTGCTCATCGGCGGCATCGTCTGGCTCATCGTGCACCTCGTCCGCCGGTCGAAGGCCGGTGGCAGCAGCGGTTCGTCGCAGGCCCGCTGGCAGCACGCCGTCAACGTGTGCACCGCCGATCCCCGCTATCGACTGGGCCAGGTGGCGGCGGTCAACCAGGTCTACCCGCAACGCGGGACGGCGGCCTGGGTGACCTGGTACGGAACGGGCCAGCCACAGAACACCTGGTTCGAGAACGTCTATCCGCCCGTCGGAGGCTGGGTGATCGTCACCGGCGGCATCGGACCCGACCGCACGACCTTCGTCGTCGACCAGGTGCACGACGTCATCGCTTGACCACGCTCGTCACAGCCTGATGTGCCGCACGCCCACCGCAATTCGCCGCAGTTGGTACCGCGCGGCAGGCAAACGGGGCCGTCGCAGCGGAAGTCCGGCACGCTCGGCGACGTCCTCGACCACCTCGTCGACGGTTCGCTCGTCGGTCGGAACGTGCACGGCGAACCGCTCGGTGGCCAGCGCTGGCACGCACCGGGGGATCTGGTCCATGGCCCACGTCTCGGGACGCCCGACCGCGCGGCCCAGCCAGTGCGCAGAACGGGTCCGGAGCCGCCGACGCAGCGTGTCCGGGGACGCCTGCAACGCGAAGTGCCGCACGTCGACACCCGCGCCGGCCAACCCGCCCATCACCTCGTCGAAGTAGGCGGCCTCGACGAGGGTCATCGGCACGATCACCGGACCCGGCCCGCTGGCGGCGACGGCGTCGACCAGGGTCTCGACCACCGCGGAGCGCCACTGCGGGCGGTCCTGGAAGTCGCCGCGCGCGTCGGGCGGCAGCATCTTCTGGATCGCGAACCCGATCAACTCCGGGTCGGCGACGTGCGAGCCGGGCAGTCGGCGGTGCAGCTCGAAGGCGGTCTGAGTCTTGCCCGCGCCGAATGCCCCGTTGATCCACAGCAGCACCTCGCCGACTCTAGGCGGTGGCCACGAAATGCAATGGAGTCACGTCGGGGGGCCTCGCTACGGTTGGTCCATGACGTCCCCGGCCATCGAGGCGATCGACCTCGTCAAGAAGTTCGGCGGCGCCGACGGCCAGATACCGGCGGTCGACGGCGTCAGCTTCTCGGTGCCCGCAGGGTCGGTGCTCGGACTGCTGGGGCCGAACGGTGCGGGCAAGACCACCACCGTGCGGATGATGACGACGCTCTCGCTGCCCACCAGCGGCACTGCACGGGTGGCGGGGTACGACGTGCGCGAGCAACCCGACATGGTGCGGCGCAACATGGGGCTGACCGGTCAGGCCGCGACGGTCGACGAGTTGCTCACCGGGCGCGAGAACATCCGCATGATCGGCGGGCTGTACGGCATCGGAAAGCGTGATCTGGCCAGGATCGGCGACGAACTGCTGGAACAGTTCTCCATCGCCGATGCCGCCGACCGGCCCGTCAAGTCGTACTCGGGCGGCATGCGCCGGCGGCTCGACCTCGCCGTCAGCCTCATCGCGTCACCGCCGGTGCTGTTCCTAGACGAGCCCACCACCGGGCTCGATCCGCGCAGCCGCAACGACCTGTGGGACGTGCTGCGCGGGCTGGTGGCCGAGGGCACGACGCTGCTACTGACGACGCAGTACCTGGAGGAGGCCGACCAGCTCGCCGACGACATCGTCGTGATCGACCGTGGCCGGATCATCGCCAAGGGCACGCCGTTGCAGCTCAAGCAGCAGGCGGGCAACGCCAGCCTCGTCGTGACCGTCTCCCACGCCGACGACCTGCCCGCCGCACGGGAGCTGCTGGCCCGCACCGGCGCGGAGGTGCACGAGGACACCGGTGCGCGCCAGCTGACCGCCTCCGCCGACGGCATCGCCGACCTGACGACCGTCGCCGGCTGGCTGCAAGAACACGAGATCGACGTCGACGACATCGGCTTGTCGAGGCCGAGCCTCGACGACGTATTCCTGTCCCTGACCGGCCACCGCGCCGACGACGAGGAGTCCGCATGACCGCCGTCCAGCCACGGCCAGCCGTGACCGCGCAGCGGCCGGAGATCCGGCCGACCAACATCGTTCAACAGTCGTGGATCATGGTCAAGCGCAACATGATTCACACCAAGCGCATGCCGGAGATGCTGAGCGACGTCACCGTGCAGCCAATCATGTTCGTGTTGCTGTTCGCGTTCGTCTTCGGCGCGTCGATCGCGACCAGGGGTGGGGCGTCCTACCGGGAGTTCCTGCTGCCCGGCATCCAGGCACAGACCATCGTGTTCACCGCGTTCGTCGTGTCGTCGGGCATCACCGCCGACGTGGAGAAGGGCATCATCGACCGGTTCCGCTCCCTGCCGATCCGGCGCTCTG from Mycolicibacterium arabiense includes the following:
- a CDS encoding AAA family ATPase; the protein is MLLWINGAFGAGKTQTAFELHRRLPGSHVADPELIGFAIQKMLPPDARGDFQDRPQWRSAVVETLVDAVAASGPGPVIVPMTLVEAAYFDEVMGGLAGAGVDVRHFALQASPDTLRRRLRTRSAHWLGRAVGRPETWAMDQIPRCVPALATERFAVHVPTDERTVDEVVEDVAERAGLPLRRPRLPAARYQLRRIAVGVRHIRL
- a CDS encoding ATP-binding cassette domain-containing protein, coding for MTSPAIEAIDLVKKFGGADGQIPAVDGVSFSVPAGSVLGLLGPNGAGKTTTVRMMTTLSLPTSGTARVAGYDVREQPDMVRRNMGLTGQAATVDELLTGRENIRMIGGLYGIGKRDLARIGDELLEQFSIADAADRPVKSYSGGMRRRLDLAVSLIASPPVLFLDEPTTGLDPRSRNDLWDVLRGLVAEGTTLLLTTQYLEEADQLADDIVVIDRGRIIAKGTPLQLKQQAGNASLVVTVSHADDLPAARELLARTGAEVHEDTGARQLTASADGIADLTTVAGWLQEHEIDVDDIGLSRPSLDDVFLSLTGHRADDEESA